A stretch of DNA from Heterodontus francisci isolate sHetFra1 unplaced genomic scaffold, sHetFra1.hap1 HAP1_SCAFFOLD_2210, whole genome shotgun sequence:
TGGGGCCAATATCGTTCCCTTATTGTCTTTGTCAGATgtagagaatgtttgatcagtaatttccagtctcttttccattctctctcttacagttaatttactggcgattgtgatcctctcCCAGGGAAACTGTGGCCTCACCACCTGCACCACTcgatacctggtggccatggcaatgacgGACCTACTCTTCATTATCACTGGGGTCTTACTGTGGCGGATCACTTTTTATTATTTCCTGGGATCTTTCCTGGTCATCACCCCTGTATGTATTGTAATCGCTGTCATGTTTCGTGCAGCCACAGaattttctgtctggttcactgtcgctttcacctttgatcgatttatggccatttgttgccagaagctgaaaacaaaatattgcacagagaaaactGCAGTTGTGGTTCTAACAACAACCTCGATTCTGCTTTGCGTAAAAAACATCCCCTTCCACTTTGCATATGAACCTTTATGGATAATCGACAATATACCATGCTTCTGTGCTTTAAAGTCAAACTATTATACTGATCCTGGATGGGTGGGACTTGACTGGCTTGATAcgcttttaaccccattgctcccattcgctttaattctgttgctcaacgctctgacagtcagacacattttagtggccagtcgaatccgtaagggactgagaggtcagag
This window harbors:
- the LOC137365819 gene encoding probable G-protein coupled receptor 139, which encodes MLFEVSTRVQQLSSLHICCPDPIKYGSWRIRVNLLAIVILSQGNCGLTTCTTRYLVAMAMTDLLFIITGVLLWRITFYYFLGSFLVITPVCIVIAVMFRAATEFSVWFTVAFTFDRFMAICCQKLKTKYCTEKTAVVVLTTTSILLCVKNIPFHFAYEPLWIIDNIPCFCALKSNYYTDPGWVGLDWLDTLLTPLLPFALILLLNALTVRHILVASRIRKGLRGQSKGVNCSDPEMDSRRKSVILLFTISGSFMLLWLVYVIQFLYYIITGSEPGDYNDSEYMFKRFGYMLRTLSCCTNTFIYVVTQSKFREQFRIAVKYPVTSIIQFMNKLSN